A single window of Drosophila santomea strain STO CAGO 1482 unplaced genomic scaffold, Prin_Dsan_1.1 Segkk83_quiver_pilon_scaf, whole genome shotgun sequence DNA harbors:
- the LOC120457833 gene encoding uncharacterized protein LOC120457833, translating to MHEVLPAPTPAALPAPTRRERHTAAPRPVRISRTPPPAPVANNRPRPKVSVASPAVAMGQQKAVPILPTAIVVLDTGSKAFETGAMIDPCMPVSSIDRSLAAAFRLPITRLGDDEVCSVTLRSRTSTFRLNVVLKIEPSLRIRTPIRALSDGARAKLDGVRLADERFHRPATISLVLGSDVYGNLIQPGFLKIEDGLPVAQNTVFGWTVSGACTE from the coding sequence atgcacgaggtCCTCCCCGCTCCGACCCCGGCAGCGCTACCAGCTCCGACGCGCAGAGAGCGCCATACCGCTGCACCTCGTCCGGTCCGGATTTCCCGCACTCCGCCACCAGCCCCAGTCGCCAACAATCGCCCGCGTCCGAAGGTCTCCGTCGCGTCTCCGGCGGTAGCAATGGGGCAGCAGAAGGCTGTCCCCATCCTGCCTACAGCCATCGTCGTGCTGGACACGGGCTCGAAGGCCTTCGAGACCGGGGCCATGATCGACCCATGCATGCCGGTGAGCAGCATCGACCGGTCGTTGGCGGCTGCGTTCCGGCTGCCTATCACCCGGCTGGGAGACGACGAGGTCTGCTCGGTGACACTCCGGTCCCGAACAAGCACCTTCCGACTCAACGTCGTCCTGAAGATCGAACCCAGCCTAAGGATCCGGACACCCATCCGAGCTCTGAGCGACGGCGCAAGGGCCAAGTTGGACGGTGTTCGTCTCGCGGACGAGCGCTTCCACCGGCCGGCCACCATCTCTCTCGTGTTGGGATCAGATGTATATGGCAATCTGATCCAACCGGGGTTCCTAAAAATTGAGGATGGGTTGCCCGTCGCGCAGAACACGGTGTTCGGGTGGACCGTTTCTGGAGCGTGCACGGAATGA